The Kiritimatiellia bacterium genome contains a region encoding:
- a CDS encoding FAD-dependent oxidoreductase, whose translation MKIRIAEPPRRIPVAASCDVAVCGGGIAGAAAALAAARHGAKVCLIEKENALGGLATLGNVALYLPLCDGMGRQVIGGISEELLKLSIADNPAALPACWKKGGNRRERLKKRYCAYFHPAYFMLELERLVLRHRIKIWYDTRFCAVHKAGRSIKALVVENKSGRSAIACRTVVDASGDADVCAAARERTVSLRTNVKSAWFYYYDGRKVRLQPLSEMYDQSGKSAPGGRRGFAGDCAADVTAQITGSRRMIRKTCRALRRKFGAKSICPLLVPTIPNLRMTRRLKGRFDLMESHERKYFKDAAGMTGDWRKPGPVYYLPLRSLTATAADNLMAAGRCISAKAGAWDIVRAIPTCALTGEIAGTASALAARNAGGRIARLNPVFLQSVLKRGGVIIDPPLL comes from the coding sequence ATGAAAATCCGTATTGCTGAGCCGCCCCGGCGGATTCCCGTTGCGGCATCCTGCGATGTGGCCGTGTGCGGCGGCGGCATCGCCGGCGCCGCGGCCGCCCTGGCGGCGGCCCGTCACGGCGCAAAAGTATGCCTGATTGAAAAGGAAAACGCGCTCGGCGGCCTTGCCACGCTCGGGAACGTTGCCCTTTACCTTCCGCTCTGCGACGGCATGGGCCGCCAGGTCATCGGCGGAATCAGCGAGGAGCTTTTAAAGCTTTCCATAGCCGATAATCCCGCCGCTTTGCCTGCCTGCTGGAAAAAGGGCGGCAACAGGCGGGAGCGCCTGAAAAAACGCTACTGCGCTTATTTCCATCCGGCTTATTTCATGCTGGAGCTGGAACGTCTGGTTCTGCGGCACCGGATCAAAATCTGGTATGATACCCGTTTCTGCGCCGTTCACAAGGCCGGCCGGTCAATAAAAGCGCTCGTGGTTGAAAACAAAAGCGGCCGGAGCGCGATCGCATGCCGGACGGTCGTGGATGCTTCCGGCGATGCCGACGTCTGCGCCGCCGCGCGGGAACGCACCGTTTCGCTCCGGACCAATGTCAAATCCGCCTGGTTTTATTATTACGACGGCCGCAAGGTCAGACTCCAGCCGCTTTCCGAAATGTATGATCAATCCGGAAAGAGCGCGCCCGGCGGCCGGCGCGGATTTGCCGGCGATTGCGCCGCGGATGTAACCGCGCAAATCACCGGCTCGCGGCGGATGATCCGGAAAACATGCCGTGCTCTGCGCCGTAAATTCGGCGCCAAATCCATCTGCCCGCTTCTGGTCCCGACAATTCCAAACCTCAGGATGACCCGGCGTTTGAAGGGGCGTTTTGACTTGATGGAAAGCCATGAAAGAAAATATTTCAAAGATGCGGCCGGGATGACCGGCGACTGGCGCAAACCGGGGCCGGTTTATTATCTGCCGCTGCGTTCTCTGACGGCAACCGCCGCCGATAACCTGATGGCGGCCGGCCGCTGTATTTCCGCAAAGGCGGGCGCCTGGGATATTGTCCGGGCGATTCCAACCTGCGCCCTGACCGGGGAAATCGCCGGCACGGCGTCCGCCCTGGCGGCGCGCAACGCCGGCGGCCGCATCGCCCGGCTCAATCCGGTGTTTCTTCAATCGGTCCTGAAACGCGGGGGCGTCATTATTGACCCGCCTTTGTTATGA